In a single window of the Gossypium hirsutum isolate 1008001.06 chromosome D02, Gossypium_hirsutum_v2.1, whole genome shotgun sequence genome:
- the LOC107910557 gene encoding craniofacial development protein 1, producing MATTSNGPDDSGNINGKEGTLNESVKENAMALNSDLQRENTEAKSRVEAMWEQMNKGIPKDALRQFSSNKASATNKTSHKASNNWMKYLQMRPAVPAGDTVQERWTESKAPSATKETEALNKDKAVKEATVVQNNVSDEAKKLAAAALSAVKDAAAAAAAASNRGKIEITEVRDFAGQEIEIKKRIHADSKEAAEKSKAYAPSAVDAVLEQIKKKPKLSVLDKTKKDWGEFKEENKGMEDELDAYKKSSNQYLDKVSFLQRTDYREFERERDARLALQARRRPEMREDP from the exons ATGGCTACGACTTCGAATGGCCCTGACGACTCAG GTAATATAAATGGAAAAGAGGGAACGTTGAACGAGTCAGTGAAAGAAAATGCTATGGCTTTGAATTCAGATCTCCAACGTGAAAATACTG AGGCAAAATCACGAGTGGAAGCGATGTGGGAGCAAATGAATAAGGGGATACCTAAGGATGCCTTGAGACAATTTTCAAGCAATAAAGCTTCAGCCACAAATAAAACTTCGCACAAAGCTTCCAAT AATTGGATGAAGTATCTGCAAATGAGACCAGCAGTGCCTGCTGGCGATACGGTGCAAGAAAGATGGACAGAGTCAAAGGCTCCAAGTGCCACCAAAGAAACTGAAGCGCTTAATAAAGATAAAGCAGTGAAGGAAGCTACTGTGGTGCAGAACAATGTCAGTGATGAGGCAAAGAAGCTTGCAGCTGCTGCCCTGTCAGCAGTGAAAGATGCTGCAGCTGCTGCAGCAGCTGCGTCAAATAGAGGGAAAATTGAG ATTACTGAGGTACGAGACTTTGCTGgtcaagaaattgaaataaaaaagcgAATCCATGCTGATTCAAAAGAGGCAGCTGAAAAGTCCAAAGCTTATGCACCTTCTGCAGTAGATGCTGTTCTTGAACAAATCAAGAAGAAGCCAAAGCTCAGTGTGCTTGACAAGACGAAAAAAGATTGGGGAGAATTCAAGGAAGAAAATAAGGGGATGGAGGACGAGTTGGATGCTTACAAGAAGAGTTCGAACCAGTATCTGGATAAGGTTTCTTTCTTGCAGCGGACTGATTATCGGGAATTTGAGAGGGAGAGAGATGCAAGGCTTGCTCTACAGGCTAGGAGGAGACCAGAAATGCGGGAGGACCCTTGA
- the LOC107910553 gene encoding dihydrolipoyl dehydrogenase 1, mitochondrial, whose product MALASLVRRKAYLLSRNLSNSPADALKYSFSLSNFSRGFASGSEENDVVVIGGGPGGYVAAIKAAQLGLKTTCIEKRGTLGGTCLNVGCIPSKALLHSSHMYHEATHSFAGHGVKFSSVEIDLPAMMAQKDKAVSNLTRGIEGLFKKNKVNYVKGYGKFISPSEVSVDTIEGVSTVVKGKNIIIATGSDVKSLPGITIDEKRIVSSTGALALQEVPKKLIVIGAGYIGLEMGSVWGRLGSEVTVVEFAPDIVPSMDAEIRKQFQRSLEKQKMKFMLKTKVVGVDTSGNDVKLTVEPAAGGDQTTLEADVVLVSAGRSPFTAGLGLDKIGVETDKIGRILVNDRFATNVAGVYAIGDVIPGPMLAHKAEEDGVACVEFIAGKHGHVDYDKVPGVVYTHPEVASVGKTEEQVKALGVDYRVGKFPFLANSRAKAIDDAEGIVKILADKETDKILGVHIMAPNAGELIHEAVLAINYDASSEDIARVCHAHPTMSEALKEAAMATYDKPIHI is encoded by the exons atggCTTTGGCAAGCTTGGTGAGAAGAAAGGCATACCTTTTGTCTAGAAACCTGTCGAATTCGCCCGCAGATGCGTTGAAATACTCTTTTTCACTCAGCAATTTCTCGAGGGGTTTCGCTTCAGGATCTGAAGAGAACGACGTCGTCGTCATCGGCGGCGGACCCGGCGGCTACGTGGCAGCTATCAAGGCTGCACAGCTAGGTCTCAAGACAACCTGTATCGAGAAGCGTGGTACCCTCGGTGGTACTTGCCTTAACGTTGGTTGCATCCCATCTAAG GCGCTTCTTCATTCATCCCACATGTACCATGAAGCTACGCATTCATTTGCTGGCCATGGTGTGAAATTCTCCTCTGTTGAGATTGATTTGCCTGCCATGATGGCCCAAAAGGACAAAGCTGTTTCTAATCTTACCCGTGGTATTGAAGGTCTGTTCAAGAAGAACAAGGTAAACTATGTCAAGGGCTATGGCAAATTCATTTCTCCCTCTGAAGTTTCTGTAGACACTATTGAAGGTGTGAGTACTGTCGTAAAAGGCAAGAATATCATAATTGCTACTGGTTCCGATGTCAAATCTTTACCTGGTATCACCATTGATGAGAAGAGGATTGTGTCATCGACTGGAGCTTTAGCTTTGCAAGAAGTCCCTAAGAAACTCATAGTCATTGGGGCAGGGTACATAGGGCTTGAGATGGGTTCAGTTTGGGGCCGATTGGGGTCTGAAGTTACTGTTGTTGAGTTTGCCCCAGATATTGTTCCATCAATGGATGCAGAAATCCGCAAGCAATTCCAACGTTCACTCGAGAAGCAGAAGATGAAATTCATGCTCAAAACTAAGGTGGTAGGTGTTGATACTAGTGGAAATGATGTGAAGTTGACTGTTGAACCCGCTGCTGGTGGTGATCAGACCACACTTGAAGCCGATGTTGTTCTCGTCTCTGCTGGTAGATCTCCATTCACTGCCGGACTTGGCTTGGACAAGATAGGAGTGGAAACTGATAAGATAGGACGGATTTTAGTCAATGACAGATTCGCTACAAATGTGGCCGGTGTTTATGCCATTGGAGATGTAATTCCAGGGCCTATGCTAGCccacaaagcagaagaagatggTGTTGCTTGTGTCGAGTTTATAGCTGGTAAGCATGGTCATGTTGATTATGACAAGGTCCCTGGAGTTGTCTACACTCATCCTGAGGTTGCATCTGTCGGGAAGACCGAGGAGCAGGTTAAGGCACTTGGTGTTGATTACCGTGTTGGGAAGTTCCCTTTCTTGGCAAATAGCCGAGCCAAGGCTATTGATGATGCTGAAGGAATAGTTAAGATATTGGCTGACAAGGAGACAGACAAAATTCTTGGAGTCCATATTATGGCACCAAATGCGGGAGAGCTCATTCATGAAGCAGTTCTTGCCATTAATTATGATGCATCAAGTGAGGACATCGCTCGAGTGTGCCATGCACATCCTACGATGAGTGAGGCATTGAAGGAAGCTGCAATGGCCACCTATGACAAGCCAATTCACATCTAG
- the LOC107910556 gene encoding probable protein phosphatase 2C 13, whose product MIVSSNMGAEADIIFRHQVVDVMSISTQVSRFDSVAACAETIGDAVIESSVVKFVPRIRSGSCANIGPRRSMEDEHIRIDDLSSHLGSIFNPSIPSAFYAVFDGHGGVDAAAYIKSNATRLFFEDFDFPQVSDIDAVFLKELEDSHRKAFLLADLALAAESSVNSSCGTTVLTALVLGRHLLVANAGDCRAVLCRKGTAVEMSQDHRPSYLPERKRVEELGGFIDDGYLNGYLSVTRALGDWDMKFPLGSASPLIAEPDVRQIVLSEDDEFLIIGCDGIWDVMSSQFAVSLVRRALRRHDNPEECAKELVNEASRLNSSDNLTAIVICFSSPARVESCPPHRRRFRSCNLSEEARNKLKSLLEGN is encoded by the exons ATGATTGTCAGTTCAAATATGGGAGCCGAAGCCGATATCATATTTCGCCACCAAGTTGTTGATGTAATGTCGATTTCCACCCAAGTTTCTCGCTTCGATTCG GTTGCAGCTTGTGCTGAGACCATTGGAGATGCTGTTATTGAGTCATCTGTTGTCAAATTTGTGCCAAGAATTCGTTCTGGTAGCTGTGCGAACATCGGTCCACGGAGATCTATGGAGGATGAACACataaggattgatgatctatcttCCCATCTGGGTTCTATCTTTAATCCTTCGATTCCAAGTGCTTTTTATGCCGTTTTTGATGGTCATGGTGGTGTGGATGCCGCTGCTTATATCAAGAGCAATGCTACAAGGTTATTTTTCGAAGATTTTGATTTTCCGCAAGTATCTGATATTGATGCTGTTTTCTTGAAAGAGTTGGAGGATTCTCATAGGAAGGCGTTTTTGTTGGCTGACCTTGCCTTGGCTGCTGAAAGCAGTGTTAACAGTTCTTGTGGAACAACAGTGCTGACTGCTCTTGTACTTGGAAGGCATTTGCTAGTTGCAAATGCTGGTGATTGCCGAGCTGTTCTTTGCCGAAAAGGTACTGCTGTTGAAATGTCTCAAGACCATAGACCATCTTACTTGCCGGAGCGCAAGCGAGTTGAGGAATTGGGTGGCTTCATTGATGATGGGTATCTTAATGGTTATCTTTCAGTCACAAGAGCTCTTGGAGATTGGGACATGAAATTCCCTCTTGGATCAGCATCTCCTCTGATTGCAGAGCCAGATGTTAGACAGATTGTATTATCAGAGGACGATGAATTTTTGATCATTGGTTGTGATGGCATTTGGGATGTCATGTCAAGTCAGTTTGCTGTCAGCCTGGTTCGCCGTGCTCTAAGACGACATGATAATCCGGAAGAATGTGCCAAAGAATTAGTCAATGAAGCATCGCGCCTGAATTCATCAGATAACCTCACTGCAATCGTCATCTGCTTTTCTTCCCCTGCTCGTGTTGAGTCATGCCCTCCCCATCGGCGAAGGTTTAGGAGCTGCAATCTATCTGAGGAGGCTAGGAATAAGTTGAAGAGCTTGTTAGAAGGCAATTGA
- the LOC107910552 gene encoding LOW QUALITY PROTEIN: hydroxyproline O-galactosyltransferase GALT3-like (The sequence of the model RefSeq protein was modified relative to this genomic sequence to represent the inferred CDS: inserted 1 base in 1 codon) yields the protein MKPLRSTFGLFKMKKWYGGVLILVLAMVMVFSYSLRETQRPQPKKKQSAYDFFNNHPPIDSHRKGNDSFKLPKVEAKKPSLIQKPKLINVEGLDELYAPRNVSEQESNVLLLWPHLHLLLSRSDALPETGQGIKEAAIAWKELLALIEEEKTTKLSNNIRLKEKNCPFSVSSPDNALFSGGNILELPCGLVEDSSITLIGTPNGSYRSFEIDLVGSNFSEEPKPPIVLHYNVSVAGDNMTEEPFIAQNTWTNELGWGKEEKCPSHVSSNNLKVDGLGLCNEQLVRSIMEENQNVSVSSGDASTNASQESSHASANFPXVEGNPFTATLWVGLEGFHMTVNGRHETSFAYREKLEPWSVSGVKVVGGLDLLSAFAKGLPVPEDHDLIVNSKILKAPVITRKRLVMLVGVFSTGNNFERRMALRRSWMQFEAVRFGDVAVRFFIGLNKNLQVNFELWKEAQAYGDIQFMPFVDYYSLISLKTIAICIMGTKILPAKYIMKTDDDAFVRIDEVLSSLKEKPSNGLLYGLIEFDSSPHREKDSKWYISDEEWPHSSYPPWAHGPGYILSRDVAKFIVQGHKERELKLFKLEDVAMGIWIEEFKRNGREVHYITEDRFYNAGCESNYILAHYQGPRMVLCLWEKLQKEHQAYCCE from the exons ATGAAACCATTAAGATCAACTTTTGGGTTATTCAAAATGAAGAAATGGTATGGTGGAGTGCTGATTTTAGTTCTTGCTATGGTCATGGTTTTCAGTTATAGCCTTAGAGAAACCCAAAGGccccaaccaaaaaaaaaacagtcAGCCTATGATTTCTTCAATAACCATCCACCCATAGATTCTCATAGGAAGGGAAATGATTCCTTTAAACTTCCCAAGGTGGAAGCTAAAAAACCATCCTTAATACAGAAACCCAAACTTATCAATGTTGAAGGGCTTGACGAATTGTATGCtccaagaaatgtttctgaaCAGGAGTCAAATGTCTTGCTTTTGTGGCCTCATTTGCACTTGCTATTGTCGAGGTCTGATGCTTTACCTGAAACTGGTCAGGGGATTAAAGAGGCTGCTATAGCCTGGAAAGAATTACTTGCTTTGATTGAGGAAGAGAAAACTACTAAACTTAGTAATAACATCCGACTGAAAGAGAAAAACTGCCCTTTCTCGGTTAGCAGCCCGGACAATGCATTGTTTAGTGGTGGAAATATACTTGAACTACCTTGTGGTCTAGTTGAGGATTCATCCATCACATTGATTGGTACCCCTAATGGGAGCTATCGGAGTTTTGAAATTGATCTTGTGGGATCAAACTTTTCAGAGGAACCGAAACCTCCTATTGTATTGCATTACAATGTCAGTGTTGCCGGAGATAACATGACAGAAGAGCCGTTTATAGCTCAAAATACATGGACTAATGAACTTGGCTGGGGAAAAGAGGAAAAATGTCCTTCTCATGTATCTTCTAACAATTTAAAAG TTGATGGACTTGGTCTTTGCAATGAACAACTTGTCAGAAGCATCATGGAAGAAAATCAGAATGTTAGTGTTTCTAGTGGCGATGCCTCGACAAATGCTTCCCAGGAAAGCAGCCATGCAAGTGCTAATTTCC TTGTTGAAGGGAACCCATTCACAGCTACCTTATGGGTCGGTTTAGAGGGGTTCCATATGACTGTAAATGGAAGGCATGAAACATCATTTGCATACAGGGAG AAACTTGAACCATGGTCAGTTAGTGGAGTCAAAGTTGTAGGTGGTTTGGATCTCTTATCTGCGTTTGCCAAAGGCTTGCCTGTTCCTGAAGATCATGATTTAATTGTCAATTCCAAGATACTTAAAGCTCCTGTGATTACTAGGAAAAGACTTGTAATGTTAGTTGGGGTCTTCTCCACTGGAAATAATTTCGAGCGTCGTATGGCATTGAGAAGATCTTGGATGCAATTTGAGGCTGTACGCTTCGGGGATGTAGCAGTCCGGTTCTTTATTGGCCTT AATAAGAACTTACAAGTCAACTTTGAGCTGTGGAAAGAAGCTCAAGCATATGGAGACATCCAATTCATGCCCTTTGTTGATTACTATAGTCTGATCAGTTTGAAAACTATTGCAATTTGCATTATGGGG ACTAAGATCCTCCCTGCAAAATATATTATGAAAACAGATGACGATGCCTTTGTCAGGATTGATGAAGTTCTCTCCAGTCTCAAGGAAAAGCCATCCAATGGCCTATTGTATGGCCTTATAGAATTCGACTCATCTCCTCATAGGGAAAAAGACAGCAAATGGTACATCAGTGATGAG GAATGGCCACATTCTTCGTATCCACCATGGGCCCATGGTCCAGGTTATATTCTCTCTCGAGATGTTGCGAAGTTCATTGTCCAAGGACACAAAGAAAGAGAACTCAAG CTTTTCAAACTAGAAGATGTTGCAATGGGTATATGGATTGAAGAATTCAAAAGAAATGGCCGCGAAGTGCATTATATCACCGAAGACAGATTCTACAATGCCGGCTGTGAATCAAATTATATTCTTGCGCACTATCAAGGCCCAAGGATGGTGTTATGCCTTTGGGAAAAGTTGCAGAAAGAGCACCAGGCCTACTGTTGTGAGTAA